A part of Micromonospora chersina genomic DNA contains:
- a CDS encoding ketoacyl-ACP synthase III family protein, which yields MARWENIYIAATAVDLPPVVTVPDAVADGRYPAKLADRTMQRSVAVAPPDVSPGAYAVRAARSALAGSGYDFDDVGLFVHTSVLDPSPRMSNPASWLERELGQGGFRDLAQVMHGCDGVMSGMRWAAAHLTADHERPAALLTAAESWQPTEVIDRWTADPDIPLGDGGAALVVSRERGIARLLATATYTQPALEGAHRGPRVFGHGVGLPVKLSERSRAFYATSDITRDDAWKMRSAGITVVIDRVLAYGGVERERIARIVLPFNGRHVLEEDYFPYLGGIAPARSSEDRGREVGHLGGADPIAALHVALESGELSSGDLAVVYSEGVGIVQSAALVEIV from the coding sequence GTGGCGCGTTGGGAGAATATCTACATTGCGGCGACGGCGGTCGACCTGCCGCCGGTGGTCACCGTCCCGGACGCCGTAGCCGACGGCCGCTATCCAGCGAAGCTCGCCGACCGCACGATGCAGCGGTCCGTCGCTGTGGCCCCGCCCGATGTGTCCCCCGGGGCCTACGCCGTCCGCGCGGCCCGATCGGCGCTCGCCGGATCGGGATACGACTTCGACGACGTCGGGCTGTTCGTGCACACCTCCGTCCTGGATCCGTCGCCGCGTATGTCCAATCCCGCGTCCTGGCTCGAACGCGAACTCGGCCAGGGCGGCTTCCGGGACCTGGCCCAGGTGATGCACGGGTGCGACGGCGTGATGAGCGGCATGCGGTGGGCAGCCGCGCACCTCACCGCCGACCACGAGCGCCCGGCCGCCCTGCTCACGGCGGCCGAGAGCTGGCAGCCGACCGAGGTCATCGACCGGTGGACGGCCGACCCGGACATCCCACTCGGCGACGGCGGAGCGGCTCTGGTGGTGTCCCGCGAGCGCGGGATCGCCCGGCTGCTCGCGACCGCGACCTACACGCAGCCAGCGCTCGAGGGGGCCCACCGCGGGCCTCGCGTGTTCGGTCACGGGGTGGGCCTCCCGGTCAAGCTGTCCGAGCGCTCCCGCGCCTTCTACGCGACGTCCGACATCACCCGTGACGACGCCTGGAAGATGCGCAGCGCCGGGATCACCGTGGTGATCGACCGCGTGCTGGCCTACGGCGGCGTCGAGCGCGAGCGGATAGCCCGGATCGTGCTGCCGTTCAACGGGCGGCACGTCCTCGAGGAGGACTACTTCCCTTACCTGGGCGGGATCGCACCAGCCCGCTCCAGCGAGGACCGAGGACGCGAGGTGGGCCATCTCGGCGGAGCGGACCCGATCGCCGCCCTCCACGTCGCGCTCGAATCCGGCGAGCTCTCGTCGGGCGACCTCGCCGTTGTCTACAGCGAGGGCGTCGGCATCGTCCAGTCCGCCGCGCTCGTCGAGATCGTCTGA